One stretch of [Limnothrix rosea] IAM M-220 DNA includes these proteins:
- a CDS encoding DEAD/DEAH box helicase, giving the protein MKFQTLGLSSEILRAIADENYTEATPIQQQAIPPILDGRDMLASAQTGTGKTAGFTLPLLERLSETPVSKGSRSPRALILTPTRELAIQVSESVNTYGKYLPLKPVVIYGGVNIKRQIQALQKGCDIVVATPGRLLDHVFQRTIDLSKIEIFVLDECDRMLDMGFIRDIRKIMAKIPGDRQTLMFSATFSSAIQKLAKTLLDDPVQVEVAPCNTAAEQVEQMVHLVDQKRKRELLSHLIGFKNWQQVLVFTRTKHGANRLAKQLAQDGLTTAAIHGNKSQGARSRALKEFKEGKIRVLVATDVASRGLDIDQLPHVVNFELPNVPEDYVHRIGRTGRAGNEGQALSLVAHHEKTLLKDIEKLLNRKLEKEVLPGYEPTPESELETEQKPKRGGQNRQRRGSGGNSQNRKKSYGAKSRPSRNSRNQKPNSSSR; this is encoded by the coding sequence ATGAAATTCCAGACCCTTGGTCTATCAAGCGAAATCCTGCGGGCGATCGCCGACGAAAATTACACCGAAGCAACCCCCATTCAGCAGCAGGCCATCCCCCCAATTTTAGACGGGCGCGATATGCTCGCCAGTGCCCAAACCGGAACCGGAAAAACCGCAGGCTTTACCCTGCCCCTTCTGGAACGACTCAGCGAAACTCCGGTATCCAAAGGCTCCCGTTCTCCCCGCGCCTTGATTCTTACGCCCACCCGTGAGCTGGCCATCCAAGTCAGCGAGAGCGTCAATACCTACGGCAAATACTTACCCCTTAAGCCCGTGGTCATTTATGGCGGCGTAAATATTAAGCGCCAGATCCAAGCCCTCCAGAAAGGGTGCGATATTGTCGTGGCAACGCCGGGAAGGCTCCTTGATCATGTTTTCCAAAGAACGATTGATTTGTCGAAAATTGAGATTTTTGTTTTAGATGAGTGCGATCGCATGTTGGATATGGGCTTTATCCGCGATATTCGCAAAATAATGGCGAAGATTCCCGGCGATCGCCAAACCCTGATGTTTTCTGCCACCTTTTCCTCTGCGATTCAGAAATTAGCCAAAACATTATTAGATGACCCAGTGCAAGTGGAAGTTGCCCCCTGCAATACCGCCGCCGAACAGGTAGAGCAAATGGTACACCTCGTGGATCAAAAACGTAAACGAGAATTGTTATCTCACCTCATTGGCTTTAAAAACTGGCAACAGGTTTTAGTCTTTACCCGCACCAAACATGGCGCAAATCGTTTAGCAAAGCAGTTGGCGCAGGATGGCCTAACCACCGCGGCAATTCACGGCAACAAAAGCCAAGGAGCGCGCTCCCGGGCACTAAAAGAATTTAAAGAAGGGAAAATTCGGGTACTCGTGGCAACGGATGTGGCATCCCGTGGCTTGGATATCGACCAGTTGCCCCATGTGGTGAATTTTGAGTTGCCTAATGTTCCGGAAGACTACGTACACCGGATTGGTCGCACAGGGCGTGCGGGCAACGAAGGACAGGCGTTGTCGTTGGTGGCACATCACGAAAAAACCCTGCTAAAAGACATCGAAAAACTTCTGAACCGTAAGCTAGAAAAAGAAGTGCTGCCCGGTTACGAACCAACGCCAGAATCTGAGCTGGAAACAGAACAAAAACCCAAACGCGGTGGACAAAACAGACAGCGACGCGGTAGCGGTGGTAATAGTCAAAATCGCAAGAAAAGCTATGGCGCAAAGTCTCGTCCTTCTCGTAATAGCCGCAATCAAAAACCCAATTCTTCTAGCCGATAG
- a CDS encoding DUF29 domain-containing protein, with protein sequence MVRHDARSSGGDRRAIEHLLHLGSEILSRLELPMTTTKSPVSVELLYEQDFQLWLAENIRALKEGKLLDVDYQNLMEELEDMGRGEKNALKSNLKILLMHLLKYKYQPEKRTNSWRYTITEYRQRILDSLETSPSLKGFLTQEFEKCYLNGCRLASDETGISQSEFPESSPFEILEILDLDFLPT encoded by the coding sequence ATGGTTCGGCATGATGCAAGGAGCTCTGGAGGCGATCGCCGCGCCATAGAGCACCTTTTACACTTGGGTAGTGAAATTTTGAGCCGACTGGAGTTGCCGATGACTACGACAAAATCACCAGTGTCAGTAGAACTTTTGTATGAGCAGGATTTTCAATTGTGGCTGGCAGAAAATATCCGGGCTTTAAAAGAAGGCAAACTTTTGGATGTGGATTATCAAAATTTAATGGAGGAGTTGGAAGATATGGGCAGGGGCGAAAAAAATGCCCTTAAAAGTAATTTAAAAATCCTGCTGATGCATCTCCTCAAGTACAAGTACCAGCCAGAAAAAAGAACCAATAGTTGGCGATATACCATCACAGAGTATCGTCAAAGAATATTAGATAGTTTGGAGACTAGTCCTAGCTTAAAAGGATTTCTCACGCAAGAATTTGAGAAATGTTATCTGAATGGCTGTCGTCTGGCTTCTGATGAAACGGGTATCAGTCAAAGTGAATTTCCTGAAAGTTCTCCTTTTGAAATTCTCGAAATTTTAGACTTGGATTTTTTGCCTACATAA
- the mfd gene encoding transcription-repair coupling factor, with the protein MTFDSVVRYLSCSALTEEFNQKLIKRQEIKLSGLPRLPKGLVSSAIANIQQKHLLVVCATLEEAGRWAAQLEAMGWGQVLFYPTSEASPYEAFDSESEMVWGQMQTLSVISYQLTDNSKKLAIVATEKALQPHLPPRDLFRSYCLRLEKGAEVDSQKIAATLERLGYERTTLVETEGQWTRRGDIVDIFPVSAELPVRLDFFGDELESIREFDPATQRSLDKLEKLNLTPTKFSPLIGQAIADPSELNLTDEELEQWEEGIYPEGMQRFLGVAFEEVASLLDYLPEETLVAIDELDQCVAHGDKTYETIDAQWKLINGEQTLPKIHRTTQESFDLLNDKFHRVILSELDDVTDKAINLSSRPLPVTPHQFGKLAEIIRGKREIYSTITLDKYNTWLVSAQPSRSVSLLQEHDCAAQFIPNPKDFPAIDKHQIQGTAIALKYKGQAELEGFILPTYRIAIVTDREFFGQHALTSFGYIRKRRRAASKTVDVNKLRPGDYVVHKSHGVGRFLKMETLQSREYLAIKYADGLLRIPADSLDTLSRYRKTGTGRPQLHKMGGKTWEKTKNKVRKSVKKLAVDLLKIYAQRAEMQGNIYPPDAPWQQEMEDSFPYQATPDQLKAVQDIKRDLESDRPMDRLVCGDVGFGKTEVAIRAIFKVVTSGHKQVALLAPTTILTQQHYHTLKERFSPYPINIGLLNRFRTASEQKEIMERLKNGELDIVVGTQKLLGKEVKFKDLGMLVVDEEQRFGVNQKEKIKAFKTKVDVLTLSATPIPRTLYMSLSGIREMSLITTPPPSRRPIQTHVSRYQPEVIRTALRNELDRGGQIFYVVPRVEGIEEIAAQLREMIPSARVVIAHGQMNESDLEATMLTFSNGEADVLLCTTIVESGLDIPRVNTIIVEDSQKFGLSQLYQLRGRVGRSGIQAHAWLLYPSKGELTEKARKRLRALQEFSQLGSGYQLAMRDMEIRGVGNLLGAEQSGQMEAIGFDLYMEMLQECISEIRGQEIPQVDDCQVDLKLTAFIPGNYITDTDQKLDAYRLITKASSKPERMQIASEWTERYGKLPASVEQLLQVIELKNMAKSLGFSRIKPEGKQNILLETPMEEPAWKLLEEKLPKHLHSRFVYTSKKVTVRGLGVMKPQQQLDSLIEWFGMMQGALEAIAAP; encoded by the coding sequence ATGACCTTTGATTCCGTTGTTCGCTATCTTAGCTGTTCTGCCCTTACTGAAGAGTTCAACCAAAAGCTCATTAAACGTCAAGAAATCAAACTCAGTGGTTTACCTCGCTTACCAAAGGGTTTAGTTAGTTCGGCGATCGCCAATATCCAACAAAAACATCTCTTGGTGGTCTGTGCAACCTTAGAAGAAGCAGGACGCTGGGCAGCACAGCTAGAGGCGATGGGTTGGGGGCAAGTTCTGTTCTACCCCACCTCGGAAGCTTCTCCCTATGAAGCGTTTGATAGCGAGTCGGAAATGGTTTGGGGACAGATGCAAACCTTGTCAGTTATCAGTTATCAGTTAACAGATAACAGTAAAAAGTTGGCGATTGTGGCGACGGAGAAGGCGTTGCAGCCGCATTTGCCGCCGAGGGATCTGTTTCGGAGCTATTGTTTAAGGTTAGAGAAGGGTGCGGAAGTTGATAGTCAGAAAATTGCGGCGACCCTTGAAAGGTTGGGTTATGAGCGCACAACGCTAGTGGAAACGGAGGGGCAATGGACGCGGCGCGGCGATATTGTGGATATTTTTCCGGTGTCGGCGGAATTGCCGGTGCGCCTCGATTTCTTTGGGGATGAGCTGGAAAGTATTCGGGAGTTTGACCCAGCGACTCAGCGATCGCTGGATAAGTTGGAGAAATTGAATTTAACGCCGACTAAGTTTAGTCCGTTGATTGGTCAGGCGATCGCCGACCCGAGTGAGCTAAATCTTACTGATGAGGAATTAGAGCAATGGGAGGAAGGGATTTATCCGGAGGGGATGCAGCGATTTTTGGGAGTTGCTTTTGAGGAAGTCGCTTCGTTATTGGATTATTTGCCCGAGGAAACTCTGGTGGCGATCGATGAGCTGGATCAATGTGTTGCCCACGGCGATAAAACCTATGAAACCATTGATGCTCAGTGGAAACTCATTAATGGTGAACAGACTTTGCCAAAAATTCACCGCACCACACAGGAATCCTTCGATTTACTCAACGATAAATTCCATCGGGTGATTCTGTCGGAGCTGGATGATGTCACGGACAAAGCAATTAATCTGTCCAGTCGTCCCTTGCCTGTCACTCCCCACCAGTTCGGGAAGTTGGCGGAAATTATTCGGGGTAAACGGGAAATTTATAGCACCATCACCCTCGATAAATACAATACGTGGCTGGTTTCGGCGCAACCTTCGCGCTCGGTATCTCTACTCCAAGAACATGATTGTGCAGCCCAGTTTATTCCCAATCCTAAAGATTTTCCCGCCATCGATAAACACCAAATCCAAGGCACGGCGATCGCCTTGAAATATAAAGGTCAGGCGGAATTAGAAGGCTTTATTTTACCGACCTATCGCATTGCCATTGTCACTGATCGAGAGTTCTTCGGGCAACATGCTCTAACGAGTTTTGGCTATATCCGTAAACGTCGCCGAGCAGCGTCGAAAACGGTTGATGTAAATAAGTTGCGTCCCGGTGATTATGTGGTGCATAAAAGCCATGGGGTTGGTCGTTTTCTCAAAATGGAAACATTACAATCCCGTGAATATTTAGCGATTAAATATGCGGATGGTTTATTACGAATTCCGGCAGATTCTCTTGATACTTTATCCCGTTACCGCAAGACTGGCACAGGTCGCCCTCAGCTCCACAAAATGGGCGGTAAAACTTGGGAAAAGACCAAAAATAAAGTCCGTAAATCTGTTAAAAAATTAGCTGTTGATCTCCTCAAAATTTATGCCCAACGGGCGGAGATGCAGGGCAATATTTATCCGCCTGACGCACCATGGCAACAGGAAATGGAGGATTCTTTTCCCTACCAAGCGACTCCTGACCAACTGAAGGCGGTACAGGATATTAAGCGAGATCTAGAAAGCGATCGCCCCATGGATAGGCTCGTCTGTGGCGATGTGGGTTTTGGTAAAACAGAAGTGGCAATTCGGGCAATTTTTAAAGTAGTCACCAGCGGTCATAAACAGGTGGCATTATTAGCGCCCACAACCATTCTGACCCAGCAGCATTACCACACCCTCAAAGAAAGGTTTTCCCCTTACCCTATTAACATTGGTCTGCTCAATCGTTTCCGTACCGCTTCAGAACAAAAGGAGATTATGGAGCGGCTCAAAAATGGTGAATTAGACATCGTTGTCGGCACGCAAAAACTATTAGGAAAAGAGGTCAAATTTAAAGATTTAGGGATGTTGGTTGTCGATGAAGAACAGCGCTTTGGGGTGAATCAAAAGGAAAAAATTAAAGCGTTTAAAACAAAAGTTGATGTCCTAACTTTATCCGCCACACCGATTCCCCGGACTTTATATATGTCCCTTTCTGGCATTCGGGAAATGAGTTTAATTACGACACCGCCACCATCCCGTCGCCCCATCCAAACCCATGTGTCTCGCTACCAACCGGAGGTAATTCGTACGGCACTACGCAACGAGCTAGATCGCGGTGGTCAAATTTTTTATGTGGTTCCCCGCGTGGAAGGTATCGAAGAAATTGCAGCACAACTGCGGGAAATGATTCCGTCTGCAAGGGTGGTGATCGCCCATGGTCAGATGAACGAATCCGACCTCGAAGCAACTATGCTCACCTTTAGTAATGGCGAGGCGGATGTGCTGCTCTGTACCACCATTGTGGAGTCTGGTCTCGATATTCCCCGCGTGAATACGATTATTGTCGAAGATTCCCAAAAATTTGGTCTTTCCCAGCTTTATCAACTTAGAGGACGGGTGGGGCGATCGGGTATTCAAGCCCATGCGTGGTTGCTTTATCCCAGCAAAGGTGAACTTACAGAAAAAGCGCGGAAACGATTACGAGCCTTGCAAGAATTTAGTCAACTCGGTTCCGGCTATCAGCTTGCCATGCGCGATATGGAAATCCGTGGCGTGGGTAATCTCCTCGGCGCAGAACAGTCCGGCCAAATGGAGGCGATCGGCTTTGATCTCTATATGGAGATGTTGCAGGAGTGCATTAGTGAAATTCGCGGCCAAGAAATCCCGCAGGTGGATGACTGCCAAGTGGATCTCAAACTCACGGCTTTTATCCCCGGTAACTACATCACCGACACCGACCAAAAACTTGATGCCTACCGTTTAATTACTAAAGCTAGTTCCAAACCAGAACGAATGCAAATTGCCTCGGAATGGACAGAACGTTACGGTAAATTACCTGCATCGGTGGAGCAATTATTGCAAGTAATTGAACTAAAAAATATGGCTAAATCCCTTGGTTTTTCGCGCATTAAACCGGAAGGCAAACAAAATATTTTACTAGAAACCCCGATGGAAGAACCTGCCTGGAAACTCCTAGAAGAAAAACTCCCCAAACATTTACATTCACGCTTTGTTTACACTTCTAAAAAAGTCACAGTGCGTGGTCTGGGCGTAATGAAACCCCAGCAACAGCTAGATAGTTTGATCGAATGGTTCGGCATGATGCAAGGAGCTCTGGAGGCGATCGCCGCGCCATAG
- a CDS encoding STAS domain-containing protein: protein MDQLKTFHPTGIFDNIKVLEFRDDVLKSLTDEGKKHILLNFSGITFMDSAGLGSLVLLLKTVRAHGGTLYLCHVNQQIKMLFELTNMDRIFKIFTTEQAFLEQYQD from the coding sequence ATGGATCAACTTAAAACGTTTCACCCAACTGGAATCTTTGACAATATCAAGGTTCTAGAATTTCGAGACGATGTGCTCAAAAGTTTGACCGATGAGGGGAAAAAACACATTCTTCTAAATTTTTCTGGCATTACCTTTATGGATAGTGCTGGTCTTGGCTCTCTTGTGCTCCTCCTCAAAACTGTGCGCGCCCATGGTGGGACGTTATATCTTTGCCATGTCAATCAGCAAATTAAGATGTTGTTTGAGCTGACGAATATGGATCGTATTTTTAAAATCTTTACGACAGAGCAGGCTTTTCTAGAGCAATATCAGGATTAG
- a CDS encoding STAS domain-containing protein — protein MSPNVTVVRPADILDNNKAVSFRRQIIEGAKQASMVLVDFSQVTFMDSSGLGALVLARKEVRNAGSQLYLCSLNHQLQMLFELTSMDQIFDIFSDQEEFKRQYLDPLG, from the coding sequence ATGTCTCCGAATGTCACTGTAGTCAGACCAGCCGATATTTTGGATAACAACAAAGCTGTGAGCTTTCGTCGCCAAATTATCGAAGGAGCCAAACAAGCATCGATGGTGTTGGTAGACTTTAGCCAAGTAACTTTTATGGATAGCTCCGGCTTAGGTGCGTTAGTACTCGCCCGCAAAGAAGTGCGAAATGCAGGCTCCCAGCTTTACCTTTGCTCCCTTAACCACCAGCTACAGATGTTGTTTGAGTTAACGAGCATGGATCAAATCTTTGACATTTTTTCGGATCAAGAAGAATTTAAGCGTCAATATTTAGACCCCCTCGGTTAA